The nucleotide window GCCGCTGCAGGCGTACTTCCGGATCAACGCCGAGAACGCGGGCCAGTTCGAGCGGACGCTCATCATCGCCGACGAGGGCGCTTCGGTGCACTACATCGAGGGGTGCTCCGCGCCCATCTACACGAGCGACTCGCTGCACTCCGCGGTGGTCGAGCTGATCGCCAAGCCTGGCGCGCGCATTCGCTACACGACGATCCAGAACTGGTCGCCGAACGTCTACAACCTCGTGACGAAGCGCGCCCGTGCCGAGCGTGAGGCGACCGTCGAGTGGATCGACGGCAACCTCGGATCGAAGCTCACGATGAAGTACCCGGCCGTCGTGATGACCGGCCCGAAGGCGCACGGCGAGGTGCTGTCCGTCGCGTACGCGGGCCCGGGCCAGCACCAGGACGCGGGGGCGAAGATGACGCACGCCGCGCCCGAGACGACGTCGATCATCGACTCGAAGTCGATCTCGAAGGACGGTGGGCGCACCACGTACCGCGGGCTCGTCAAGGTCGACGAGGGTGCGCACAAGGTGAAGAGCCATGTGCGATGCGACGCGCTCATCCTCGACGACGAGAGCCGCTCCGACACCTACCCGTACATGCAGATCGACGAGAAGGACGCCCGCATCGGGCACGAGGCGACCGTCTCGAAGGTCGGCGACGACCAGATCTTCTACCTGATGAGCCGGGGCCTCTCGGAGCAGCAGGCGACCGCGATGATCGTGAACGGCTTCATCGAGCCGATCACGAAGACGTTGCCGATGGAGTACGCGGTCGAGCTCTCGCGTCTGATCGAGCTCAACATGGAAGGTGCCGTCGGCTGAGCATGGCCGACGGGTTCGACCTCGACGTCGCGCGCAGCCTTCCCGGTCCGGACTGGCTCGCAGCGCGCCGCGCCGAAGCCGCCTCGCGCCTCGCGGAGCTGGCGTGGCCGAGCGCGAGCGAGGAGATCTGGCGGTACAGCCCGATCGACCGCTTCGACCCGTCGCGCTACCGACCCGACGTGACGCCACCGCCCCAGTGGGGCGGGCTCGACCCGGCGATCACGTCGAAGGGCGTCGTCGTCGGCACGCTCGACGCGGTCGACGACGCGACCGCCCGCGAGCTGCTCGGCACGTGCGCGAACGAGTCACCCGACGCGTTCACGGCCCTCCACGACGCGTTCCTGACGGGTGGCGCCTTCGTCCACGTGCCCGCAGGTGTCGTGGTCGAGGACCCGATCGTCGTCGACCACGCGTCGTTCGGCGACGGGCGCGCGGTGTTCCCGCACACGTTGGTCGTGCTCGACGAGGGCGCCGAGGCGACGGTGCTCGAGCGGTCGTCGAGCGACGGCGAGGACCGACTCGTCGTACCGGTTGTCGAGCTCGTGGTCGGTCAGGCCGCGCACCTGCGCTTCCTGTCCGTGCAGCAACACGGGGCGTCGACGTGGCAGATCGCGCTGCAGCGTGCGCACGTCGGCCGCGACGCGACGTTGCGCTCTTCCGCGATCGCGCTCGGCGGCGACTACGCGCGCGTGCGCAGCGAGGCGCTGCTCGCCGGTGACGGCGCGGACAGCGACGTGCTCGCCGTCTACTTCGGCGACGGGGACCAGACGCTCGACTTCCGTACGTTGCAGGACCACGCCGCGCCGCACACGCGCAGCAACCTGCTGTTCAAGGGCGCGGTCGAGGACCGTGCGCACTCGGTGTACTCCGGGCTCGTCCGGATACGCCGGCACGCGCAGCGCTCGGACGCGTTCCAGACGAACCGCAACCTGGTCCTCACCGAGGGCGCGGGCGCGGAGTCGATCCCGAACCTGGAGATCGAGGCCGACGACGTGCGCTGCTCGCACGCCTCCGCCGTCGGCCCCATCGACGAGGACCAGCTCTACTACCTCGAGACGCGCGGCGTGCCGCCGGCCGACGCGCAGCGGCTCATCGTCCTCGGGTTCTTCGACGACGTGTTCGACCGGCTCGCCGTCCCGGCTCTGGTCGAGCCGTTGCGCGGCGCGGTCGACGAGAAGGTCGGGAGGTTGACGACCGGTGTCTGAGGTCCGCGTGTGCTCGGTCGGCGACGTCGATCCCGGTGCGGCGCGGCGCTTCGACGTGGAAGGGCATCGCCTGTCGGTCGTGCGGATCGGTGACGACTTCTACGTCATCGGCGACGAGTGCTCGCACGAGGACTACTCGCTCTCCGAGGGGTTCGTGTGGGAGGAGGAGTGCGAGATCGAGTGCCCGAAGCACGGCTCGATGTTCTCGCTCAAGACCGGTGAGGCGATGACGCTCCCCGCGACCGAGCCCGTCCCGGTGTACGACGTGCGCGTCGAGGGCGACGACGTGATCGTGAGCCTGCCGTGAGCGAGCTCACCGTCCGCGGGCTGCACGCCTCGGTCGACGGGCACGAGATCCTGCGCGGCGTGGACCTCGAGGTGCGTTCGGGCGAGGTCCACGCGCTGATGGGCCCGAACGGCTCCGGCAAGTCGACGCTGTCCCACACGATCATGGGCCGCGGCGACTACACCGCGACGGCCGGCTCGGTGACCCTCGACGCTGAGGAGCTGCTCGGCCTGCCGACGTGGGAGCGCGCGTCGAAGGGGCTGTTCCTCGCGATGCAGTACCCGGTCGAGGTCGACGGCGTGCGCGTCCTCGACGTTCTGGACGCCGCGCTGCGCGCCCGCGGCGAGCCCGTCGACGATCTCGCGTCGCGGCTCGCCACGGAGGCCGACCGGCTCTCGGTCGCGGACGAGTTCCTCGCGCGTGGCGTCAACGTCGAGTTCTCGGGCGGCGAGAAGAAGCGCGCGGAGACGTTGCAGCTCGCGGTGTTGCGTCCCGCGTTCGCGATCCTCGACGAGATCGACTCCGGGCTCGACGTCGACGCGTTGCGCGACGTCGCCCGCCGCATCGAGGCGATGACGACCGAGAACGGTCTCGGTGTCCTCGCGATCACGCACTACGCCCGCCTGCTCACCGAGCTCCGTCCCGACCGCGTGCACGTGCTGATGGGCGGTCGCGTCGTGGCGAGCGGCGGGCCCGAGCTCGCCGAGACGCTCGAGGCGACGGGCTACGAGGGCCTGGCCGAGCAGCTCGGTGTCGAGCAGCTCGCGGTCCCGGCCGTCGAGCAGCCCGAGGATCCCTTCGCCGACCCGCTCGGCTTCTGACCCTCGTCGTTCTGGGAAGCGTCAGACACACCTGTGGTGGATGACGCTTCACAGAACCGATCGCGGGGGTGGGTCAGGGCTTCGGCGTGGGTGTCGCGGTCGGGGGAGCGCCCTTCGGCGCGGCGCTCGGCGGCGGCGGGGCCGGTAGCGCGGCAGGTGGCGCGGGAGGCGGCGGTGTCGCGGGCGGCGCGGTGGTCGGCGGTGCCGTCGGGATCGGCGTGTACGTCACGTTCCCCGGGCCGTCGCTCCCGCCGAGCACGTACACGGGGTCGCCCTTGTTCACGAGCGTGTGGAAGTAGTTCGCGATGTCCATCGGGATGCGGACGCACCCGTGCGACGCGGGCGAGTTGGGCACCGACGGGTACCCGTGCACCGCGATGCCGCCGTTGAAGTAGAAGGGGTTGTACAGGTGCCCGAGCGGTGACGTGTCCCACCCGCTGACGAACCGCGTGTACGTGTAGCGGCCCGACGGCGTGTACGCGTTCTCGCACACGCGCACCGGGCGGTACTTGTCCGTGTAGCAGTAGTGCTCACCACTCCCGCTCGACATGGTCGTGATCAGGCGCACCTGCCCGCCGGCGTACAGGGTGAGCACCTGCTTCGACACGTCGATCTCGGTCCGGTTCGGTTCGCCGTTCGGCACGAGCGGCTCCGGGTAGCGGAAGTTGGTGAGCGCGATCGCTTCCGCGAGCCCGATGCGGCCGTTGACCGGCAGGCCGAACAGCTTCTGGAGGGCGTCCACCGCGTACGCCATGTCCTGGCCGTAGTGGCCGTCGACCGGGCCGGGGTCGAAGTGCACGTCGGTCAGCCGCTGCTGGTACGCGGCGACGACCGGGCCTGACGATCCCTGGCCGAGCCCGCCGGAGGGCAGCGGCGGGAGCGTCGCGGGCGGCGGTTGGACGAGCGCGGGCGTCGTGGTCGTCGTCGTCGCCGGCAACGTCGACGTCGTGGTGGCCGCCGCGGCGTCGTGCGAGGTCCGTTCCGGCGCGCTCGACGCGCTCGAGCGGGGCTGGCTGCGCAGCAGCGCGCCGGCGACCGCGACGGCGGCGAGCAGACCGAGGGCCGACCCGACCGCGATGAGCACGCGTGGCCGGAAGATGTTTCTCACCGCGAACCCACCCTCATGCCGGGAAGGGCGCGCCCGGGGGGTGGGCACGCCGACGGCGACCGGGAAAGTCTAGCGACGGGGTCGGTTCGTCCTCGGGCACCCCGATGGGCCGCTCACGGGTGCGCGGGCTCCGACTCGCGAGCGAGCAGCTCCTCGAGCGGGTCGGCCGGCTCGAGCAGCGCGATCCGCAGGTCGAGGAGGAAGTCGGTCACCTCGGACGCCGAGACCAGGTCACGCGTGGCGAACCGCTCGAGGGCCTCGTCGACCATCGTCGTGAGCCGGGTCTGCTGGTCCATCGAGCTCCTCCCTGATCTCGTCGCGCCTGATCTCGTCGCGCCTGATCTCGGTCGCGCCACCACCGTACCCGCCGCGCGGGTCCTCCCCGCAGCAGGTTCGTGTCAATCGCGTCACGAACCGATGACGCGCGTCACCGTCCGGATGGGGTCGTGAGCTCGTCGAGACCTTGTTGCAGCGTGTTCCACGCGAGCGTCGCGCACTTGATGCGCACGGGGAACTTCACGACACCTTGCAGTGCCTCGAGGTCGCCGAGCCGCACGCCCTCGACGGCGTCGCCCGCGTCGTCCTCCTCGCTCGACGCGCCGTCACCTTCGAGCTTCGACTCGTGGATCGACATCAACGCCTTGAACGCGCGGATCAGCCGGCGCGCCTCGTCGACCGACTTGCCCTTCACCGCCGCGCTCATCATCGATGTCG belongs to Acidimicrobiia bacterium and includes:
- the sufB gene encoding Fe-S cluster assembly protein SufB; this encodes PLQAYFRINAENAGQFERTLIIADEGASVHYIEGCSAPIYTSDSLHSAVVELIAKPGARIRYTTIQNWSPNVYNLVTKRARAEREATVEWIDGNLGSKLTMKYPAVVMTGPKAHGEVLSVAYAGPGQHQDAGAKMTHAAPETTSIIDSKSISKDGGRTTYRGLVKVDEGAHKVKSHVRCDALILDDESRSDTYPYMQIDEKDARIGHEATVSKVGDDQIFYLMSRGLSEQQATAMIVNGFIEPITKTLPMEYAVELSRLIELNMEGAVG
- the sufD gene encoding Fe-S cluster assembly protein SufD, with amino-acid sequence MADGFDLDVARSLPGPDWLAARRAEAASRLAELAWPSASEEIWRYSPIDRFDPSRYRPDVTPPPQWGGLDPAITSKGVVVGTLDAVDDATARELLGTCANESPDAFTALHDAFLTGGAFVHVPAGVVVEDPIVVDHASFGDGRAVFPHTLVVLDEGAEATVLERSSSDGEDRLVVPVVELVVGQAAHLRFLSVQQHGASTWQIALQRAHVGRDATLRSSAIALGGDYARVRSEALLAGDGADSDVLAVYFGDGDQTLDFRTLQDHAAPHTRSNLLFKGAVEDRAHSVYSGLVRIRRHAQRSDAFQTNRNLVLTEGAGAESIPNLEIEADDVRCSHASAVGPIDEDQLYYLETRGVPPADAQRLIVLGFFDDVFDRLAVPALVEPLRGAVDEKVGRLTTGV
- a CDS encoding non-heme iron oxygenase ferredoxin subunit; the protein is MSEVRVCSVGDVDPGAARRFDVEGHRLSVVRIGDDFYVIGDECSHEDYSLSEGFVWEEECEIECPKHGSMFSLKTGEAMTLPATEPVPVYDVRVEGDDVIVSLP
- the sufC gene encoding Fe-S cluster assembly ATPase SufC, with amino-acid sequence MSELTVRGLHASVDGHEILRGVDLEVRSGEVHALMGPNGSGKSTLSHTIMGRGDYTATAGSVTLDAEELLGLPTWERASKGLFLAMQYPVEVDGVRVLDVLDAALRARGEPVDDLASRLATEADRLSVADEFLARGVNVEFSGGEKKRAETLQLAVLRPAFAILDEIDSGLDVDALRDVARRIEAMTTENGLGVLAITHYARLLTELRPDRVHVLMGGRVVASGGPELAETLEATGYEGLAEQLGVEQLAVPAVEQPEDPFADPLGF
- a CDS encoding L,D-transpeptidase family protein, whose product is MRNIFRPRVLIAVGSALGLLAAVAVAGALLRSQPRSSASSAPERTSHDAAAATTTSTLPATTTTTTPALVQPPPATLPPLPSGGLGQGSSGPVVAAYQQRLTDVHFDPGPVDGHYGQDMAYAVDALQKLFGLPVNGRIGLAEAIALTNFRYPEPLVPNGEPNRTEIDVSKQVLTLYAGGQVRLITTMSSGSGEHYCYTDKYRPVRVCENAYTPSGRYTYTRFVSGWDTSPLGHLYNPFYFNGGIAVHGYPSVPNSPASHGCVRIPMDIANYFHTLVNKGDPVYVLGGSDGPGNVTYTPIPTAPPTTAPPATPPPPAPPAALPAPPPPSAAPKGAPPTATPTPKP
- a CDS encoding SUF system NifU family Fe-S cluster assembly protein; protein product: MPGLEELYREIILDHYRSPRNRGELAVPPAHKVEGFNPLCGDEVVLYLDVDDATGEVRDLKIAGQGCSISQASTSMMSAAVKGKSVDEARRLIRAFKALMSIHESKLEGDGASSEEDDAGDAVEGVRLGDLEALQGVVKFPVRIKCATLAWNTLQQGLDELTTPSGR